The following coding sequences are from one Devosia neptuniae window:
- a CDS encoding family 10 glycosylhydrolase, giving the protein MLKIEDSPAAPSLRTPDWYKTATRWTQLTFVEDDPQRYDPAFWVDVFKRTKSNAICLSAGGYIAYYPSEIPLHYVSKFIGDTDPFGTLVAEARKLDMHVMARVDPHAIHADAAEAHPEWVSLTVDRQPREHWAMPGIFVTCAYSSYNFDFMTKVIVEIAEKYDIDALFGNRWQGHGVCYCKACEDNFRAASGYDLPETSTASDPVWQAWAAWRRTTLTRLVAHWDNEVKKVRPHASFIPNMSGSSLMEFDLSVIKKHCPILFVDHQGRRNVEPAWSAGRNGKRIRATFRDRPVGLITSIGPEEIPRWKDSVQTGPEIEQWVHAGITQGLFPWFTKFNACIPDDRWVQPVANAFNLHAEVEPVIGSMLPSAEIAIIDPATTLRHWDPDKRHLAELNDLGFYHALVEARLPFEFLSDQIMSAETLSRYKLVILANATYLSDAQCQALRDFVAAGGSVVAAHQTSLHNEKGAARADFGLADVFGVTMKSPPRSGVRNSYIALNGSHPINQGYDGAQRIIGGTEVVEVAPITEIEQPFLAIPDFPDLPMEEVYPRLPPQGVGVAARTTEAGGRVVYIPWNIGEVFWTYMAPDQGRLIANAVKWALGKRPEIEVTGRGVFDVGLHSDDKGRALCLLNLTNPMMMKGPLRDTWPVGPLTVSLEIPQGKSVKSARLLVSGQAVPFDIADNRATVSVPDIETMEVVHLSWE; this is encoded by the coding sequence ATGCTCAAGATCGAAGACAGCCCAGCTGCGCCCAGCCTGCGCACGCCCGACTGGTACAAGACCGCCACGCGCTGGACCCAGCTCACATTCGTCGAGGACGATCCGCAGCGCTATGATCCTGCTTTCTGGGTCGATGTGTTCAAGCGCACCAAATCCAATGCCATTTGCCTCTCGGCCGGCGGCTATATCGCCTACTACCCCAGCGAAATCCCGCTCCACTATGTGTCCAAATTCATCGGCGATACCGATCCCTTTGGCACGCTGGTGGCCGAAGCGCGCAAGCTCGACATGCATGTCATGGCCCGGGTCGATCCGCACGCCATCCATGCCGATGCCGCCGAGGCGCATCCCGAATGGGTCTCGCTGACCGTGGACCGGCAGCCGCGCGAACACTGGGCCATGCCCGGCATTTTCGTCACCTGCGCCTATTCGAGCTACAATTTCGATTTCATGACCAAGGTCATCGTCGAGATCGCCGAAAAATACGATATCGACGCGCTGTTCGGCAATCGCTGGCAGGGCCATGGGGTCTGCTATTGCAAGGCCTGCGAGGACAATTTCCGCGCCGCCAGCGGGTATGACCTGCCCGAAACCAGCACCGCTTCGGACCCCGTTTGGCAGGCCTGGGCCGCCTGGCGCCGCACCACGCTGACCCGCCTCGTCGCCCATTGGGACAATGAGGTCAAAAAGGTGCGCCCGCATGCCAGCTTCATTCCTAATATGAGCGGTTCCTCGCTCATGGAATTCGACCTCTCGGTCATCAAGAAGCACTGCCCGATCCTGTTCGTCGATCACCAGGGCCGCCGCAATGTCGAGCCCGCCTGGTCGGCCGGCCGCAATGGCAAGCGCATCCGCGCCACCTTCCGCGATCGTCCGGTGGGCCTGATCACCTCGATCGGCCCCGAGGAAATTCCGCGCTGGAAGGATTCGGTGCAGACCGGCCCCGAAATCGAGCAATGGGTGCATGCCGGCATCACCCAGGGCCTCTTCCCCTGGTTCACCAAGTTCAATGCCTGCATCCCCGACGATCGCTGGGTGCAGCCCGTCGCCAATGCCTTCAACCTGCATGCCGAGGTCGAGCCGGTGATCGGCTCCATGCTGCCATCGGCCGAGATCGCCATCATCGATCCGGCAACGACTTTACGCCATTGGGATCCCGACAAGCGGCACCTGGCGGAGCTCAACGATCTGGGCTTCTACCACGCCCTGGTCGAGGCAAGGCTGCCCTTCGAATTCCTCTCCGACCAGATCATGAGTGCCGAGACGCTGAGCCGCTACAAGCTCGTCATCCTGGCCAATGCCACCTATCTGTCCGACGCCCAATGCCAGGCGCTGCGCGACTTCGTCGCCGCCGGCGGCAGCGTGGTCGCCGCCCACCAGACCTCGCTCCATAACGAGAAAGGCGCCGCCCGCGCCGATTTCGGCCTGGCCGATGTGTTCGGCGTCACCATGAAAAGCCCACCGCGCAGCGGTGTGCGCAATTCCTATATCGCCCTCAACGGCAGCCACCCCATCAACCAAGGCTATGACGGCGCCCAGCGCATTATCGGCGGCACCGAAGTGGTGGAAGTCGCGCCCATTACCGAGATCGAGCAGCCCTTCCTCGCCATCCCCGATTTCCCTGATCTGCCGATGGAGGAAGTCTATCCGCGCCTGCCGCCGCAAGGCGTTGGCGTCGCCGCCCGCACCACCGAAGCCGGCGGGCGCGTGGTCTATATCCCCTGGAATATCGGGGAAGTGTTCTGGACCTATATGGCGCCCGATCAGGGTCGGCTGATCGCCAATGCCGTCAAATGGGCGCTGGGCAAACGGCCCGAAATCGAGGTCACCGGCCGCGGCGTCTTCGATGTGGGCCTGCATAGCGACGACAAGGGCCGGGCGCTGTGCCTGCTCAACCTGACCAATCCGATGATGATGAAAGGCCCGCTGCGCGACACCTGGCCGGTCGGCCCGCTCACCGTCAGCCTCGAAATCCCCCAGGGCAAAAGTGTCAAATCCGCCCGCCTGCTGGTC